Proteins encoded together in one Gigantopelta aegis isolate Gae_Host chromosome 8, Gae_host_genome, whole genome shotgun sequence window:
- the LOC121379282 gene encoding uncharacterized protein LOC121379282 gives MTNAVDAVKVHGMSIRKASNMYDVPRSSLMDRVSGRVDESCSPGRPTTADYDLERKLVDYACNLAEMGVGISIKVFLEHAGSLMKKHGLNVSRFKNGIPGEKWWRCFKKRHPDLRLRAPEPTAAVRHRAMNKTNVDGYFAKLEEVLERNGLQNKPHQIWNQDESGISLDHKPGRVLARKGIRNLQARTSGNKEQITILACGNAAGEMMPPHFIVKGKTSKTLLSMDTDKAPPGSKFSCSDSGWTKQGIGELWFKTHFLPHIGPEQPQLLIMDQHDSHGTLEIIECARQENIIILLLPPHTTHWLQPMDRSIFGPFKKAWNSICQDFMNENPGVIVSKVNFCQLFSKAWQKSITEKNVSSGFEKCGIFPCDRKKIPDRLLPHHWCPVGKIQLYLHLPAQTTFRAARNKFSQ, from the coding sequence ATGACAAATGCTGTTGATGCAGTTAAAGTTCATGGCATGAGCATCAGAAAGGCCAGTAATATGTACGATGTCCCAAGAAGTTCATTAATGGACAGAGTTTCTGGTAGAGTCGATGAAAGCTGTTCCCCAGGCAGGCCAACAACTGCTGATTATGACTTGGAGAGGAAACTTGTTGACTATGCTTGCAATTTAGCGGAAATGGGAGTGGGGATAAGCATCAAGGTTTTTCTGGAACATGCTGGCTCCTTGATGAAGAAGCATGGACTCAATGTTTCTCGCTTTAAAAATGGGATTCCCGGTGAGAAGTGGTGGAGATGTTTCAAGAAAAGACATCCCGATTTACGACTCCGTGCCCCTGAACCAACTGCAGCAGTCAGGCATAGGgcaatgaacaaaacaaacgtagATGGTTATTTTGCTAAATTAGAGGAAGTTCTTGAGAGAAATGGTTTGCAAAATAAACCTCATCAAATTTGGAATCAGGATGAAAGTGGGATTTCCCTAGATCACAAACCTGGTAGAGTCCTTGCCAGAAAGGGTATCCGGAATCTTCAGGCTAGGACAAGTGGCAATAAAGAACAGATTACCATTCTGGCATGTGGTAATGCTGCTGGAGAGATGATGCCACCTCACTTCATCGTGAAGGGTAAGACTTCAAAGACACTCCTGTCCATGGATACTGACAAAGCACCACCTGGTTCAAAATTCAGCTGTTCAGATTCAGGCTGGACCAAACAAGGCATTGGTGAGCTATGGTTCAAAACGCATTTTCTACCGCATATTGGCCCTGAACAACCCCAGCTCCTCATCATGGACCAGCATGACAGCCATGGTACTTTGGAAATTATTGAGTGTGCCAGACAAGAAAATATCATCATCTTGCTTCTTCCTCCTCACACGACTCACTGGCTGCAACCCATGGATAGGAGTATCTTTGGACCTTTCAAAAAAGCCTGGAACTCCATCTGTCAGGACTTCATGAATGAAAACCCTGGAGTAATAGTTTCCAAAGTAAATTTCTGTCAGCTGTTTTCTAAAGCCTGGCAAAAGTCTATCACAGAGAAGAATGTCTCGAGTGGGTTTGAAAAGTGTGGTATATTTCCTTGCGATAGAAAAAAAATACCCGATCGGCTTTTGCCCCATCACTGGTGTCCAGTAGGCAAGATCCAACTTTATCTCCATCTACCAGCGCAGACCACATTCAGGGCAGCTCGCAACAAATTCAGCCAATGA